A region of Triplophysa dalaica isolate WHDGS20190420 chromosome 20, ASM1584641v1, whole genome shotgun sequence DNA encodes the following proteins:
- the tac3a gene encoding tachykinin-3a isoform X1 — translation MCRGLVLLFLVLVLETRWSESSCQQPESQRPASNEGPSFRVSAHNLLKRYNDIDYDSFVGLMGRRNADADDSIPSQRKREMHDIFVGLMGRRSSDSADAVRPWRKEYPDANGGGGIFFNKCKLRFRRGL, via the exons ATGTGCCGTGGACTAGTGTTACTCTTCTTGGTTTTGGTGCTTGAAACCCGATGGAGTGAATCCAGCTGTCAGCAGCCAGAGTCGCAAAGACCAGCTTCAAAC GAGGGTCCAAGTTTTCGAGTGTCAGCTCATAACTTGCTTAAGAGATACAATGACATTGACTATGACAGTTTTGTCGGATTAATGGGACGCCGCAACGCCG ATGCAGATGATAGTATACCATCCCAACGTAAAA GGGAAATGCATGACATCTTTGTTGGGCTCATGGGTCGACGAAGCTCCGACTCTG cagatgctgtgCGTCCGTGGAGGAAAGAGTACCCAGACGCGAATGGAGGAGGAGGCATCTTCTTCAACAAGTGCAAACTGAG GTTTCGTCGGGGATTATAG
- the tac3a gene encoding tachykinin-3a isoform X2, which produces MCRGLVLLFLVLVLETRWSESSCQQPESQRPASNEGPSFRVSAHNLLKRYNDIDYDSFVGLMGRRNADADDSIPSQRKREMHDIFVGLMGRRSSDSDAVRPWRKEYPDANGGGGIFFNKCKLRFRRGL; this is translated from the exons ATGTGCCGTGGACTAGTGTTACTCTTCTTGGTTTTGGTGCTTGAAACCCGATGGAGTGAATCCAGCTGTCAGCAGCCAGAGTCGCAAAGACCAGCTTCAAAC GAGGGTCCAAGTTTTCGAGTGTCAGCTCATAACTTGCTTAAGAGATACAATGACATTGACTATGACAGTTTTGTCGGATTAATGGGACGCCGCAACGCCG ATGCAGATGATAGTATACCATCCCAACGTAAAA GGGAAATGCATGACATCTTTGTTGGGCTCATGGGTCGACGAAGCTCCGACTCTG atgctgtgCGTCCGTGGAGGAAAGAGTACCCAGACGCGAATGGAGGAGGAGGCATCTTCTTCAACAAGTGCAAACTGAG GTTTCGTCGGGGATTATAG